In the Henningerozyma blattae CBS 6284 chromosome 8, complete genome genome, one interval contains:
- the AMN1 gene encoding Amn1p (similar to Saccharomyces cerevisiae AMN1 (YBR158W); ancestral locus Anc_8.510), with protein sequence MLTTFTISNNKRKLQYNNNYNSNKKLKLSKLNTHSHSPSQTITPPRTPTTSHQIFNQPELLNIILSNLDSNSLFNCLKVSKLWYHSTIPFIETQNLTFKSFKQLETFNNNNLTKLVNYSPKSLMLQNIHQSSIIPQNISLKNLIHLSYHNCSKILPPIDWFVSENLQSLKSLTISNNQLLDDNYLLSISPFLKNLKYLDLRACYNISDIGITSIATNCPNLIFINLNRKKHFIATKKNHIISSISLMAIANYTNIKILGISGSSICDAGMFQLIKNRGKHLITLSINDCTLLTNHSLKIFSNNFKLLPILTRLEICRIEKNFGNFNLKSLQNWRLKNHLNLLQIKFTNHHHLKSHHHFL encoded by the coding sequence aataaaagaaaattacaatataataataattacaattctaataaaaaattgaaattatcaaaattaaataccCATTCTCACTCACCCTCACAAACAATCACTCCTCCAAGAACCCCAACGACTTCTCATCAAATATTCAACCAAccagaattattaaacatcATCTTATCAAACTtagattcaaattctttattcaattgtttaaaaGTCTCGAAATTATGGTATCATTCAACTATCCCATTTATTGAAACTCAAAATTTAacatttaaatcttttaaacaattggaaacatttaataataataatttaactaAATTAGTGAATTATTCTCCAAAGAGTTTAATGttacaaaatattcatcaaTCATCAATCATTCcacaaaatatttctttaaaaaatctaattcatttatCCTATCATAATTGTTCTAAAATTTTACCTCCAATAGATTGGTTTGTTAGTGAAAATTTACAAAGCTTAAAATCCTTAACAATTTCcaataatcaattattagatgataaTTATCTTCTAAGTATTTCAccttttttaaagaatttgaaatatttagatttaaGAGCTtgttataatatttcaGATATAGGTATTACCTCCATAGCTACAAATTGTCCAAACTTAATCTTTATCAATTTAAATAGGAAAAAACACTTCATTGCAACTAAGAAAAACCATATTATCTCAAGTATAAGTTTAATGGCAATTGCaaattatacaaatattaaaatcttgGGAATTAGTGGTAGTTCCATTTGTGATGCCGGAAtgtttcaattgattaagAATAGAGGCAAACATCTTATTACACTATCTATTAATGATTGTACTTTGTTAACAAACcattcattaaaaatattctctaataatttcaaattattaccaatttTAACAAGATTAGAAATTTgtagaattgaaaaaaatttcggaaattttaatttaaagtCTTTACAAAATTGGAGATTgaaaaatcatttgaatttattacaaatcaAATTTACGAACCATCATCATCTTAAATCgcatcatcattttttataG
- the LGE1 gene encoding Lge1p (similar to Saccharomyces cerevisiae LGE1 (YPL055C); ancestral locus Anc_8.511), translated as MSESSRYNQKPSRYNPSTSIRGRGNYQSSRGRAPYHRSNRYHHHNNNAPNQYSESYTPYNSTYNTPYNAQYNQPPNQEPNRYYQNQQTTFHNNRRYDPSYSQQYSSSNNRYQYSQQSYQDQELPSPYDDNTNSNNITSQDNNNNNNNNNNTTHKNYIPRHSPIPYHTRGSESNNTNGQSSSNGISIPTTNNGINKSPIPKEKRMEDSISPFFYLTDIDKSIDKSIDPTLFNRTKQIYEISEELDKKLYDHEFQLFKNELEFGLLTSQSERDQLNVQLTQEKLDSLLMR; from the coding sequence atgagTGAATCTAGTAGATATAATCAAAAACCATCTCGTTACAATCCTTCAACCTCAATTAGAGGTAGAGGTAATTACCAATCTTCTCGAGGGAGAGCCCCTTATCATAGGTCAAATagatatcatcatcataacAACAACGCTCCGAATCAATACAGCGAATCTTATACACCATATAATTCAACATATAATACACCATACAATGCACAATACAATCAACCCCCAAACCAAGAGCCAAACAGATACTATCAAAATCAACAAACAACTTTTCATAACAACAGAAGATATGATCCTTCATATTCTCAACAgtattcttcttcaaataaccGATATCAATATTCTCAACAATCATATCAAGATCAAGAACTTCCATCGCCTTATGATGATAACACCAActctaataatataacttCACAggacaataataataataataataataataataatacgactcataaaaattatataccTCGTCATTCACCCATTCCTTACCATACCCGTGGTAGTGAATCTAATAACACTAATGGACaatcttcatcaaatgGTATTAGCATTCCTACCACTAATAATGGTATCAATAAATCTCCAATACCGAAAGAAAAAAGGATGGAAGATAGCATATCACCGTTCTTTTATTTGACAGACATTGATAAATCAATagataaatcaattgatccaactttatttaatagaacaaaacaaatttatGAAATAAGTGAAGAgttagataaaaaattatatgatcatgaatttcaattgtttaaaaatgaattggAATTTGGTTTATTGACATCTCAAAGTGAAAGAGATCAATTAAACGTTCAATTAACTCAAGAAAAATTGGATTCCTTATTAATGAGATAG
- the IFA38 gene encoding ketoreductase (similar to Saccharomyces cerevisiae YBR159W; ancestral locus Anc_8.512), whose amino-acid sequence MSFAEQVQTDSCAFNALLWVVFSFGILKFVSFTLRYVSLIADLFFLPKTNFKKYGAKAGSYAVISGASDGIGKEYAGQLAQRGFNLVLISRTLSKLETLQKEFETKYKIQVRILAIDISQDVKENYIAIKEICSELPITVLINNVGRSHSIPVPFLETEEQEIRDIITINNTATLMITQIIAPMIVNTVKRGNKKHCGLILTMGSFGGLIPTPLLATYSGSKSFLQAWSNSLAGELKSSNIDVELVNSYLVTSAMSKIRRTSVMIPNPRQFVKATLNSVGTRGGSQNRFATMTPYWSHALYQFVISETIGVYSKLVNSINYSMHKSIRARALRKAARDAKKN is encoded by the coding sequence ATGTCATTTGCTGAACAAGTACAAACCGATAGTTGTGCATTTAACGCCTTGTTATGGGTTGTTTTTTCATTCggaattttgaaatttgttAGTTTCACCTTGAGATATGTTTCATTAATTGCTGATCTATTCTTCTTACCAAAAACTAATTTTAAGAAGTACGGTGCCAAAGCTGGTTCATACGCAGTCATTTCAGGTGCTTCTGATGGTATTGGTAAAGAATATGCTGGGCAATTGGCTCAACGTGGTTTCAATTTGGTTTTAATCTCTAGAACTTTATCTAAATTAGAAACTTTACAGAAAGAATTCGAaactaaatataaaattcaaGTTAGAATCTTGGCTATTGATATTTCTCAAGatgttaaagaaaattatattgctattaaagaaatttgcAGCGAATTGCCAATTACTGTTTTGATTAACAATGTGGGAAGATCTCATTCTATCCCTGTCCCATTTTTAGAGACTGAAGAACAAGAAATCAGAGATATTATCACCATCAACAATACTGCTACTTTGATGATTACTCAAATCATTGCTCCAATGATCGTAAACACTGTCAAACGTGGTAACAAAAAGCACTGTGGTTTGATCTTAACTATGGGTTCTTTTGGTGGTTTAATCCCTACTCCACTATTAGCTACTTATAGTGGTTCTAAATCTTTCTTACAAGCTTGGTCCAATTCTTTAGCCGGTGAATTGAAATCTTCTAACATCGATGTCGAATTAGTCAACTCCTACTTGGTCACAAGTGCCATGTCAAAGATTAGAAGAACCTCGGTGATGATTCCAAATCCAAGACAATTCGTTAAAGCTACTTTGAATAGTGTTGGAACTCGTGGTGGTTCTCAAAATAGATTCGCTACTATGACTCCATACTGGTCACATGCTCTGTACCAATTTGTTATTAGTGAAACTATTGGTGTATACTCCAAACTAGtcaattctattaattATTCCATGCATAAATCTATTCGTGCAAGAGCATTAAGAAAGGCTGCTAGAGATGccaaaaagaattaa
- the CDC28 gene encoding cyclin-dependent serine/threonine-protein kinase CDC28 (similar to Saccharomyces cerevisiae CDC28 (YBR160W); ancestral locus Anc_8.513), with amino-acid sequence MSGELANYKRLEKVGEGTYGVVYKALDLRNGQRIVALKKIRLESEDEGVPSTAIREISLLKELKDDNIVKLYDIVHADAHKLYLVFEFLDLDLKRYMESIPKDQSLGDKIIKKFMMQLCKGIAYCHSHRILHRDLKPQNLLINRDGNLKLGDFGLARAFGVPLRAYTHEIVTLWYRSPEVLLGGKQYSTGVDIWSIGCIFAEMCNRKPIFSGDSEIDQIFKIFRILGTPNESIWPDIVYLPDFKPSFPKWHRKDLAQIVPSLDSHGIDLLDKLLAYDPINRISARRAVIHPYFQ; translated from the coding sequence ATGAGTGGAGAATTAGCAAATTATAAGAGACTTGAAAAAGTTGGGGAAGGTACCTATGGTGTTGTTTATAAGGCTTTGGATTTGCGTAACGGTCAACGAATCGTTGCTTTAAAGAAGATTAGATTAGAAAGTGAAGATGAAGGTGTTCCAAGTACTGCCATTCGTGAAATCTctcttttaaaagaattaaaagatgataatattgTTAAGTTATATGATATCGTTCATGCAGACGCACATAAGTTATATCTTGTTTTTGAGTTTTTGGATTTGGatttaaaaagatatatgGAAAGTATCCCCAAGGATCAATCATTAGGtgataaaattatcaagaaaTTCATGATGCAGTTGTGTAAGGGGATAGCATACTGTCATTCTCATCGTATCTTGCATCGTGATTTGAAACCTCagaatcttttaataaatagaGATgggaatttgaaattaggTGATTTTGGTCTTGCAAGAGCATTTGGTGTCCCATTAAGAGCTTATACACATGAAATTGTCACACTATGGTACAGATCCCCTGAAGTGTTGTTAGGTGGGAAACAATATAGTACTGGTGTGGATATTTGGTCGATCGGGTGTATCTTTGCTGAAATGTGTAATAGAAAGCCGATTTTCAGTGGTGATAGTGAGATTGatcaaattttcaaaatctttaGAATCCTGGGTACTCCAAACGAATCTATTTGGCCTGATATCGTCTATTTGCCGGATTTCAAACCAAGTTTCCCTAAATGGCACCGTAAGGATTTAGCACAAATTGTTCCATCTCTGGATTCACATGGGATCgatttattagataaattattGGCCTATGATCCTATCAATAGAATAAGCGCAAGAAGAGCTGTCATCCATCCATATTTCCAATAG